The Pirellulimonas nuda genome includes a region encoding these proteins:
- a CDS encoding beta strand repeat-containing protein, translating to MGWSNGANAVFPGIGADYTVTLQSGVTVKNITLAGGAGMGQVTLDAAVQNDVLSVADGAVWDVGGRTLRVFNDFPPATNLQLAVNAGQTLTVTDTVGGGALNLDTVGIFWTGVSGAALNVLPATDGITLRGGMNNVGAFSSVKIAGGSTYFHQRNNGGIETYSNPWELGAGDVTFDRAVNNNNGAYRFSGAISGAGRLIAAAGGGNGDQFVLNGVNTYGGGTIVRSGRLVLENPDALPNSATTSIEDGAALVINTDGGNFSDAQIAAISAGVSGATDTSYLGLRTPNFVTVAANLSGNHGLMSGGGDVILTGANTYTGETLVDQGVLFLGADNTLPATTLLNVRVDSTGGQFDTNGFSQTIGGLISTDGGGDSGTKQIRNSAAGVSVLTINTPAGLTAVYDRNINDNQGGAGGRIDIVKNGAGIQIIDRAAVSSWTGSVAINQGGFGFNSVSTIPTGGVSVAAGATLYADVGGAAEFLEADINSTLGATIAQPVSIASNSYIGFRTNADADEFTYTSDLGVQSAAGTTLGVKKIGNGTVILSGANTYDGSTSVSGGRLVIDGDFTNANGVYTSARGGNLAGNGLIGGNVVVDAGGVLAPGSPTMTGTLSLNNTSLTMGPDLVEGDNTILSGLNINLNGADQTIGASVNDLITGVGNLTLDGALNIYQVLAADSSNDFTNVQLGDAWTVLQYSGTLTDNGAVIGAAPGALSPSLALSIDTSIAGQVRIVAVAGAGQIGDYNSDGFVDAADYTVWRDNLGTNFALPNRDPANMGVISNADYTTWKSNFGLPAAGGALSGGAVPEPGGLVLLAFAVAGGLLARRRRRQA from the coding sequence GTGGGTTGGAGTAACGGCGCAAACGCCGTCTTCCCCGGCATTGGCGCCGACTACACCGTTACGCTTCAGAGCGGGGTGACCGTTAAGAACATCACCCTGGCCGGCGGCGCCGGCATGGGCCAGGTTACCCTGGATGCGGCCGTCCAGAACGACGTGCTTTCCGTGGCCGATGGGGCCGTGTGGGACGTCGGGGGCCGGACGCTCAGGGTGTTCAACGATTTTCCCCCGGCTACCAACCTGCAATTGGCGGTCAACGCCGGGCAGACGCTCACCGTCACCGACACCGTCGGCGGCGGCGCGCTGAACCTCGACACGGTCGGCATCTTCTGGACCGGCGTCTCGGGCGCCGCTCTGAACGTTCTCCCCGCGACCGACGGGATCACCCTCCGCGGCGGCATGAACAACGTGGGCGCCTTCAGCTCCGTCAAGATCGCGGGGGGAAGCACGTACTTCCACCAACGCAACAACGGCGGCATCGAAACCTACAGCAACCCGTGGGAGCTGGGCGCGGGGGACGTGACATTTGATCGCGCAGTCAACAACAACAACGGGGCGTACCGCTTTAGCGGCGCTATCTCCGGGGCCGGCCGGCTTATCGCGGCCGCCGGCGGTGGCAATGGCGACCAGTTTGTCCTCAACGGCGTGAACACCTACGGCGGCGGCACCATCGTCCGCTCTGGCCGACTGGTGCTCGAGAACCCGGACGCGCTCCCCAATAGCGCCACCACGAGCATCGAGGACGGAGCGGCCCTGGTGATCAACACCGACGGCGGGAACTTCTCCGACGCCCAGATCGCCGCGATCTCGGCGGGCGTGTCCGGCGCCACGGACACCTCGTACCTCGGGCTGCGGACGCCGAACTTCGTCACGGTCGCCGCCAACCTGTCCGGCAACCACGGCCTGATGAGCGGCGGGGGCGACGTGATCCTGACCGGCGCCAACACCTACACCGGCGAGACGCTGGTCGACCAAGGGGTGCTCTTCCTGGGCGCCGACAACACGCTGCCGGCGACGACGTTGTTGAACGTGCGTGTAGACTCCACCGGCGGCCAGTTCGACACGAACGGCTTTAGCCAAACCATCGGCGGGCTGATCAGCACGGACGGCGGCGGCGACTCCGGCACCAAGCAGATCCGGAACTCCGCGGCCGGGGTCTCGGTCCTGACCATCAACACCCCCGCGGGGCTGACCGCCGTCTACGACCGTAATATCAACGACAATCAGGGTGGGGCTGGCGGAAGGATCGACATTGTCAAGAACGGCGCCGGCATCCAGATCATCGACCGCGCTGCCGTCTCCTCGTGGACAGGATCGGTCGCCATCAACCAGGGGGGCTTCGGCTTCAACTCGGTCTCGACCATCCCCACCGGCGGCGTCAGCGTCGCCGCGGGCGCCACGCTGTACGCCGACGTCGGCGGCGCCGCGGAGTTCCTCGAGGCCGACATCAACAGCACGCTCGGGGCCACGATCGCGCAGCCGGTTAGCATCGCCAGCAACTCTTACATCGGCTTCCGCACCAACGCGGACGCCGACGAGTTCACCTACACGAGCGACCTAGGCGTCCAATCGGCCGCGGGCACAACCCTCGGCGTGAAGAAGATCGGCAACGGCACCGTCATCCTCAGCGGCGCCAACACCTACGACGGCTCGACCTCCGTCAGCGGCGGCCGGCTGGTGATCGACGGAGACTTCACCAACGCGAACGGCGTCTACACGTCCGCCCGCGGCGGCAACCTCGCGGGCAACGGGCTCATCGGCGGCAACGTGGTGGTGGACGCCGGCGGAGTGCTCGCCCCCGGCTCGCCCACGATGACCGGCACGCTGTCGCTCAACAACACCTCGCTGACCATGGGGCCCGACTTGGTTGAGGGCGACAACACGATCCTCTCCGGGCTCAACATCAACCTCAACGGCGCGGACCAGACGATCGGAGCGAGCGTCAACGACCTGATCACCGGCGTCGGCAACCTTACGCTCGACGGCGCCCTGAACATCTACCAGGTGCTTGCCGCAGACTCCTCGAACGACTTCACCAACGTCCAGCTCGGCGACGCCTGGACCGTGCTCCAGTACTCGGGCACGCTCACGGACAACGGCGCCGTCATCGGCGCTGCGCCCGGGGCCCTCAGCCCGAGCCTGGCGTTGTCGATCGACACCTCGATCGCCGGGCAGGTGCGGATCGTCGCGGTCGCGGGCGCCGGACAAATCGGCGACTACAACTCCGACGGCTTCGTCGACGCCGCCGACTACACCGTGTGGCGGGACAACCTGGGGACCAACTTCGCGCTCCCCAACCGCGACCCCGCCAACATGGGCGTCATTAGCAACGCCGACTACACCACCTGGAAGAGCAACTTCGGCCTCCCGGCCGCCGGGGGCGCCCTCAGCGGCGGCGCCGTCCCAGAGCCGGGCGGCCTGGTGCTGCTGGCCTTCGCGGTCGCCGGCGGGCTGCTCGCCCGGCGTCGCCGGCGCCAAGCCTAA
- a CDS encoding HEAT repeat domain-containing protein translates to MSRLHALYGLPISRDYQFRLGGKKYRLGASGVRALTLLAGLVEQTPDRGDVGWLLRRRGDVREIERINPSAALILVVDRAQDDRLRCLAVWLRGRCGGVLGAATVSRLSTSTDRTLRKEAARCLRRLKAWAALRAIAEADPDPQIRALATQSPSVPFTTRLAGFSRRLSRRLASPATPGLWVSPDASFEQGRPPKPRRLIRLILERIHRLAAGTAR, encoded by the coding sequence ATGTCCCGCCTTCACGCGCTCTACGGACTTCCGATCTCCCGCGACTACCAGTTCCGTCTGGGCGGCAAGAAGTATCGCCTCGGCGCCAGCGGCGTACGCGCCTTGACGCTGCTCGCCGGCCTGGTCGAGCAGACGCCCGATCGTGGCGACGTCGGCTGGCTGCTGCGGCGCCGCGGCGACGTACGCGAGATCGAACGGATCAACCCCAGCGCCGCCCTGATCCTGGTCGTCGATCGGGCCCAGGATGACCGCCTTCGATGCCTCGCGGTGTGGCTCCGCGGACGCTGCGGCGGGGTGCTGGGCGCCGCCACGGTCTCACGCCTTTCTACCTCCACCGATCGGACGCTGCGGAAAGAAGCCGCGCGTTGCCTCCGCCGGCTGAAGGCATGGGCGGCACTCCGCGCCATCGCAGAGGCCGACCCCGACCCTCAGATCCGGGCGCTGGCGACGCAGTCCCCCTCGGTCCCCTTCACGACCCGCCTCGCGGGCTTCTCTCGACGCCTCTCGCGTCGGCTCGCGTCTCCCGCGACGCCCGGCCTGTGGGTCTCTCCCGACGCAAGCTTCGAGCAGGGCCGACCGCCGAAGCCCCGGAGGCTCATACGCCTGATCCTGGAGCGCATCCACCGGCTGGCCGCGGGGACCGCTCGATGA
- a CDS encoding DUF7336 domain-containing protein, whose translation MTVHLLQHRKAEDDYESVKALGIYATREDAEDAIGRFLRLPGFSEHPDGFSIDEYTVGKDCWPEGFVPWSESVGKKEGDIPGWR comes from the coding sequence ATGACGGTACACCTACTACAGCACAGGAAGGCCGAGGATGACTACGAAAGCGTCAAAGCTCTCGGCATCTACGCAACACGCGAAGATGCCGAAGATGCCATTGGGCGATTTCTTAGGCTGCCTGGCTTCAGTGAGCATCCGGACGGATTCAGTATCGACGAGTACACGGTTGGCAAAGACTGCTGGCCTGAAGGCTTTGTTCCCTGGAGCGAGTCCGTTGGGAAGAAAGAAGGAGACATACCCGGGTGGCGTTAA
- a CDS encoding IS110 family RNA-guided transposase, translating to MKDKNVIGIDVAKAKLDVFDSKTGRHTVVANTPEGVDALVRGVAPAKTLVVLEATGGYEGLLVEALERRGVDCAVVNPLHVRHFARGCGMVEKNDKLDARIIARFGEVVRPEPREAPSASEAKLKALVHRRDQALAHLGAERNRLQQTRDPETAEMIRQGVAFYRAQIREVDKRIARVLEQCPQLAAKSRVLQSCPGVGVATTATLLAELPELGRLNRGQVAKLVGVAPIAKDSGQKQGQRKTYAGRSMVRKVLYMAALVATRYNARMQAFYQRLLAKGKAKKSALVAVMRKLVVTLNLMVRNNETWSEPSLAIDNN from the coding sequence ATGAAAGACAAGAACGTGATCGGGATCGATGTCGCCAAGGCGAAGCTGGACGTGTTCGACTCTAAGACCGGCCGGCACACGGTCGTCGCCAACACCCCCGAAGGGGTCGACGCGCTGGTCCGCGGCGTCGCCCCGGCCAAGACACTGGTGGTGCTGGAAGCCACCGGCGGCTACGAGGGGCTGCTGGTCGAGGCGCTCGAGCGTCGGGGGGTCGACTGCGCGGTCGTCAACCCGCTGCACGTCCGCCACTTCGCACGGGGCTGCGGGATGGTGGAGAAGAACGACAAGCTCGACGCACGCATCATCGCCCGCTTCGGCGAGGTGGTGCGGCCCGAGCCGCGCGAGGCGCCCTCCGCGAGCGAGGCGAAGCTCAAGGCGCTCGTCCACCGCCGCGACCAGGCCCTCGCGCACCTGGGCGCCGAGCGCAACCGCCTGCAGCAGACGCGTGACCCCGAGACGGCGGAGATGATCCGCCAAGGGGTGGCGTTTTACCGGGCGCAGATCCGCGAGGTCGACAAGCGCATCGCGCGGGTCCTGGAGCAGTGCCCGCAGCTAGCGGCCAAGTCGCGGGTCCTGCAATCGTGCCCAGGCGTCGGCGTGGCGACCACCGCGACGCTCCTGGCCGAACTCCCCGAGCTGGGCCGCCTCAACCGGGGCCAGGTCGCCAAGCTGGTGGGGGTGGCGCCGATCGCTAAGGACAGCGGCCAGAAGCAGGGGCAACGCAAGACTTACGCGGGGAGGTCGATGGTCCGCAAGGTCCTGTACATGGCCGCCCTGGTCGCCACCCGTTACAACGCCCGCATGCAGGCGTTCTACCAACGGCTGCTGGCCAAGGGGAAAGCGAAGAAGTCCGCCCTGGTGGCAGTCATGCGCAAGCTGGTCGTCACGTTGAACCTGATGGTCCGAAACAACGAAACATGGAGCGAGCCGTCACTCGCTATTGACAACAATTAA
- a CDS encoding DUF3309 family protein: MLGTILLIVLILLLLGAVPSWPYSRGWGYGPSGGLGLVLIVVLILVLMGRI, from the coding sequence ATGCTCGGCACCATCCTGTTGATCGTACTGATCCTGCTGCTCCTAGGCGCGGTCCCCTCGTGGCCGTACAGCCGGGGCTGGGGATACGGCCCTAGCGGCGGCCTGGGGCTGGTGCTGATTGTCGTGTTGATCTTGGTGCTGATGGGGCGGATCTGA
- a CDS encoding GlsB/YeaQ/YmgE family stress response membrane protein codes for MIGDLITWCVFGLLAGALARFLTPGRDPMGCIWTMGLGIAGSLLMGFLFSVLFGSGLEDEGIQPAGFLGAVIGGILVLLILRSFSRKV; via the coding sequence ATGATTGGCGACCTGATTACTTGGTGTGTGTTCGGCCTGCTCGCCGGGGCCCTGGCCCGTTTCTTGACCCCCGGTCGCGACCCGATGGGCTGCATCTGGACCATGGGCCTGGGGATCGCCGGCTCGTTGCTGATGGGGTTCCTGTTCTCCGTGCTGTTCGGCAGCGGGCTGGAGGATGAAGGGATTCAGCCCGCCGGGTTCCTGGGCGCGGTCATCGGCGGCATCTTGGTGCTGCTGATCCTGCGGTCGTTTAGCCGGAAGGTCTGA